CCTGCTTGGCTGCTTTGTGTTCAGAGCGCCTGCTGTCTCTTGCGCCTAGCAGGCCTTGAATTTCGGCGATGAGCTCCGTGGAATCCTTGCGACCAAACATGGTGATTTCATCGGTATCTTTTTTCTTGCCCTTGATTCTCCGTAACTCGTCTCCTGTTTGCGTAAACCTGTGCAAGACATCGTGGCTCTGAGGCCTTCTGCAGGCTGCGACCCTCCCGTGGCTACTTTCGGGCTTCTTGTACGAATCGTTAGTCGTAGTTGAGTACGAAAGAGGGCCGTCCCACTTGAAGCTGTCGTCTTCAAAGTGGGCTTTCCTCTGGCCTTTCGACTTATGCTTCATGAGTACATTGTTAATGCCCAAGTGCATCTTAAAGTCATCGCAATCGGACGCTAGTCCAGCAGCGTATGTGTGTTCTACTCTTTCCTTCTGCTGTAGCCTCGAACCTTTTCCAACACGGTGAGGAGGAGCCGCGGCCGCGACCCTTCCGCGGCTAGTTTCCGGCTTTTTGTACGCCTCTTTTGTCGTAGTTGAGTACGAAAGAGGGCCGTCCCACTTGAAACTGTCGTCTTCAAAGTGGGCTTTCATCGGGTCCTTGGACTTATGCTTCATGAGTACATTGTTAATGCCCAAGTGCATCTTTAGGTCATCGCAATCGGACGCtagtccagcagcgtatgcgTGTTCTACTCTTTCCTTCTGCTGTAGCCTCGAACCTTTTCCAACACGGTGAGGAGGAGCCGCGGCCGCGACCCTTTCGCGGCTAGTTTCCGGCTTTTCGTACGCCTCTTTTGTCGTAGTTGAGTACGAAAGAGGGCCGTCCCACTTGAAACTGTCGTCTTCAAAGTGGGCTTTCATCGGGCCCTTGGACTTATGCTTCATGAGTACGTTGTTAATGCCCAAGTGCATTTTTAAGTCATCACAATTGGACGCTAGTCCAGCAGCGTATGTGTGTTCTACTCTTTCCTTCTGCTGTAGCTTCGAACTCTTTCCAACAAGGTGTGAAGAAGCCGCGTGGAGGTCCCCTTCAGATGAACTACCATTGCTTCCAAACAGCTTAGCCAGCGACTTGGGCTTAACGGGCCTGACTCGGTCCATCTTTTTCTTGTAGAATTCCATCTCGTGCGTCGTCCGCAGGTCCATCTCACCCGACGGCACCTCGAGGTTGTCTTTTGGATAAAACGGGACGGAGACCTCTGGGTGAAAATACGCTTCTGAGGTCATTGTCGCCAACGGGTGACCGGCTGGCTCTGTACCCTCCACCACTTGAGAATGGAGCAGTTCGCGCTCTTCGCGTGCTTCGTCAGCTATTGCTGCTACTCGATGCTCATGCTCTGGTTCAAGGTAAGATTGCTCTTGCGTTTGCGCTTCCGATGAAACTAGTTCCCCCGCTCTCAGCAGGCCGCCGTAAGAGTCGTCTTGCGCCGCGGTCCTTTCTGCTCTGTCCTGGACGTCTTCCGTGGTCACGTGATCTTCAGCTGCGTGGTCGGCCTCGGTCCGCCTTTTCTTGACATCGCCCTCGACGTCTGCGTGTGCGGTGTCGTAAGATGGATCGTCGAACCTTCTGGGTCGCAGACGCCTCGTGACCTTCTCGGCTTGCTCATGGAGCTTGAAGTCTTCAGCAGTGGTGGTGGAATAGTGCGTCTTGCCCCCCGTCCGCAAGCTGGTCTGCGGTCGCGTCAGCGGATAATGGCGTGAGCCGGACGCCGCTTGTCGCTCCGTCTTATATTGTTCTGCCCTGGCAACTAGGTTCTGGTCGATAGTCGAGAAGTACTCGGAACTGGTGGTAGTGTACTCCTGAGGTCCCTCGAGCCTTAGAGAAGTCTTTGGACGGTACCGTGACGATACCCTGCCTTGGGCTAGGTCACCGTCAGCCTGCAAAGAGGCGCTGTGACGGTGACAGCTTGCCTCTGACCTCATGCGTTCATCTGATTCATGAGCTGCGAATTCGGATGTTCGAACAATGTGAGTTGCAGTGGCGTCTTCACTCATGACCGCCTGCCCATATTCCAGGTCGTCTGCAGCGCGTTGTCTGCTCTGACCCCTGGTCTCGTGGTCGACAGCTGCCGCCCCACTGGCGATCGCCCCTGAATGGAAGACTTTGCTTTCGGAGGTCCGCTCCTGTCTGGAAAGTCTCTGCTCAGAGATGGTTGTCGTTTCGCTTGCGTCATCTTGACGCTCGATGCTGCGATATGATTTTGAAATCTGACGGACTCTGTCCGGTGACACTTCCCACTGCCTTCTTCCTGCTTCTTTTTCACCTAGAAAAGTAGAAGTAACAAATatgagaagagagagagagaaagcaaggCATGCCAGCTGTTGCTGCGGGTTGCTGCGGTCACATATTTTACGTAACAAGCAAGCATTGGTGATACTGTCTATTGTATCATTTATTATCGACGCATAATTATTTTCTTAGCAGATGTATTGTCTCGTTCACGTTCAACGTTTATTTTCCCAGACACTGCGATGAAGTGAGCAACACAGTAAGAGATAGAAAAGGCTTCGCACCTCGCTACGTCAGAAAGCGGGTATTCGCAGGTTACGCCGATTTTCTTTTTTCAACTATACAACATACTGCGAGAATCTCTATATACAAGGATAATTACCAAGACCACTTAATTTCCTATTACAGTCTGCAACTACCAAAACGTAGCTTCGTAAAAGCCTTTTTCTCCATTTTCTGACATTCTGAAACAAGTAGCTACGGCATCAGAGCAAAAATGTGGGTACTGCTTCTTCAATGTGGCGAAGAGGAGGAATACATCGCGCGAACCACGCGAGACATTGACACTAGTCAGCAGACAACGCGGGACTACTTAGCACGCATCGTAGATGCGCGAAATACTCACATCCTGCGCATGCTCTTCGTTGCAGTACACCTTGTAAGTCGTATGCAGATGACTCCAACGACGCAGAGCCACAGCGGTGTTGGCTGCGTTAAGGAAAAAATAAGCACGAGGACAATATTAATGATTATGTGCTTGCTTATCATCAAATTTTTATTACTCAACATACAAGCGTCACCATCACTTGCACATTAAGTCATGAGACAAGACTGCGACGCCCGGCAACATTTTCTGTGCTAGGCTTAGCATGAACAAGTAGTCAAGACCATAACTGCGGCCGTGTTACCGTCTCCGCCCAAAGGTCCGCCCAAAGGCGCACGCACAATGCAAGCATTATACCTCATAAAGGCACACTGCACGAGTGCGCGGCGGGAGGTCGGTGACGGAGCGCGACTCGAAAGCACAGCTGCGCTTGACGTGACCCTACGCATTACGTACGCGAGGCAGCAGTCGcacaatagacagttttagctgtgcgtacgcaacggcttagcgtacgcaaggagtttgcggggacggtagtgcgcatgcgcagaacgcaagcgcaagccctgcgtcttgcgtgcgtacgctagccagcggactttgctttgcggcgcttgcgtggcttgcgtacgctaactttgacaagatggcggcgccctgctcgcccgcttcggaataaaaaCATGTCGCCGCCgcattctccgacgcaatagctcgctcaaatggtagcggttcgcttttatttcgcctactcttgcccacacacagtggtataagcgataactagcccctgtttttcagataatttggtgattttcaagctcctaggcctaactatatgcagtgtgttttcctcgtagcaacgacacctggcgaagcagttttctggcttttagccagttcttacattttcttccgtttgcatagtttttcttcttggaacaaaaaaagctcacaatgcactcacactagttatcagtaatcacgaaTGAAAtgttcttcaaccgagcgttgatgtggtttgacgtttcggaactagatggcgccacgtgcgcctgagggacgctacggcacggtcagctaaaactatgcttcggagcggacagcgtaacgcacgcagcgccgtagcgctttgcgtacgcaatcacttgcgtacgcacagctaaaactgtctaatgctTCGGCACGGTCCCCGCAGTTTTGCTCGAAGGTTGGCATAACTCCCCCACGGGACCGTGACGACGCTCCTTCATTTAATCTACCTCGTAGGCACGCAACCCTCTACGTGGGCagcaaagaataataataataattggtttttggagggaaaggaaatggcgcagtatctgtctcatatatcgttggacacctgaaccgcgccgtaagggaagggtaaaggagagaatgaaagaagaaaggaagagagaggtgccgtagtggagggctccggaataatttcgaccacctggggatctttaacgtgcactgacatcgcacagcacacgggcgccttagcgtttttcctccataagaacgcagccgccgcggtcgggttcgaacccgggaactccggatcagtagtcgggcgccctaaccactgagccaccgcggcggggccagcaAAGAAGCGGCAAATTTGATTTTTACACTCCAGCTTTGGGGTTAAGTGCATGACAGCACTTCCACCAATAGACAATTGCTGGGCCGGTCAGAACACAAATACAGCTTGTAGTTAAATTGTTTTCATCCTTGCTCTAACACTTCGCAGATTTTGATTAGTGTTATCTTCACTTTgtgccatcatcgtcatcatcagcctgacaacgcccactgcagaacaagggcctctctcatgtctctgtaatcaaccctgtcctttgccagctgcggccaccatatccccgaaaacttcttaatctcatccgcccgcctaacttctgccgcccccttgcTACGCTTCCCCTCCGTTCGAATCCAGTTTGCTACTttcaaggaccagcagttatcttgccttcacattacgtgccctgctcaagcgcatttcttcctcttgatgcctgacccactctgccctctacCTGTCTCTTAAGGTTACAGCTATCAGTAAACATTTACTCGCGCACTGATTCGTCTAAATTAAATCTGAAGTGTGAGAGAGGCGGTGAACATCAGCTTTACAGTTCCTAGACAAAGCCAAGCATAGAAATCTTGAGGTCACCACATGTTTCGCAGTTGTAAGCATCAGgtgcacagaaaaaagaaatttttcgATATAAAATGCACCGTCAAACCGTCACACCATCCACAATCGCTTGCAAAAAGTTGTGAGTACTCAGCAATGCATTTCGTTATACACCTTCTATATTGTTTCGCATAGATGTTTAGTAAACTTAGTTGACTTGTAAAAGTTCTTGTCTGTATTGTTTTGAAAAAAATACTCTGAAATAGCCCCTGTGCAGGAATTCCAGGAATTAGCAGGAATTCGGGATGTGCTGCCACCAAACGGCGCATGGCTTTGAAAACTCATTCAAAAACATTCAGAAATGGCGGGCTGacgtcatccgtgacgtaagaaagaaagagaatgacCAAGTGGATGCCGCTGAAGCGCTATATAGGCTTAGTGGCACTCTCTGGGCGGCTGTCCCAAATTCCTGGTAATGTACAGGGCATCGTGCGCCTTTCTCACTCGTCTCGGTGGTCGGAGTTCATAAGAATTACCCCGAAGCGCCTAAAACGCTGCAAACAAGTAATGCTCTACTGCGAAATCTGTGCTGGTCTGTAATGTTAACATTCCGGCCATTCACAGCTTATACAGCAGGTGATTGTTAGCGTATACTGGCACAAAAATATGCAACACTCTTCCAGCAGCAGTAAAAACAAGCGACAACTTATATCGCTCACTCAAGGGCGccataacaaacaaacaaaaaactctCTTTTTCTTGTCGAAATGTAGTACTATGTTGTATCTGTGCATTTTTGTTATATAATCTTGTTAAAACCTCCGTTCCTCTAGGCACAACATTTATGATTATGTGAATGTTAGCAAACATTGTCCCAGTTTGTTATTTTGTTCCTTTCATTGGTTGCATATCACGTGATGCATACTTCAATTAACTGCAACTTTTGTGAAACTTATATTTATGCTCGTAAATGTTCTGGTCTTTAATTTTAACATTCCGGCCGTTCACAACTTATACAGCAGGCGATTGTTAGCTTATACTGCCACAAAAATATGCTACACTCTTCCGGCAGCAGTAAAAAGAAGCGACAACTTATCTCGCTCACTCAAggacgccataaaaaaaaataaaaactcttTTTGTTGTAGAAATATAGTACTATGTTGTACCTGTGCTTTTTTGTTATATAATCTTGTTAAAACCTCCGTTCCTCTAGGCACGGCTTTTATGATTATGTGAATGTTAGCAAACATTGTCCCAGATTTTTATTTTGTTCCTTACATTGGTCGCATATCACGTGATGCATACTTCAATTAACTGCAACTTTTGTGAAAcctatatttatgcttgtaa
The Amblyomma americanum isolate KBUSLIRL-KWMA chromosome 3, ASM5285725v1, whole genome shotgun sequence genome window above contains:
- the LOC144125042 gene encoding uncharacterized protein LOC144125042 yields the protein MSREVELERPARVEQRERVVPQRSKQPSQGPGDDDVVLEKEEQCVCQICTCGQHRCGSASLESSAYDLQGVLQRRACAGCEKEAGRRQWEVSPDRVRQISKSYRSIERQDDASETTTISEQRLSRQERTSESKVFHSGAIASGAAAVDHETRGQSRQRAADDLEYGQAVMSEDATATHIVRTSEFAAHESDERMRSEASCHRHSASLQADGDLAQGRVSSRYRPKTSLRLEGPQEYTTTSSEYFSTIDQNLVARAEQYKTERQAASGSRHYPLTRPQTSLRTGGKTHYSTTTAEDFKLHEQAEKVTRRLRPRRFDDPSYDTAHADVEGDVKKRRTEADHAAEDHVTTEDVQDRAERTAAQDDSYGGLLRAGELVSSEAQTQEQSYLEPEHEHRVAAIADEAREERELLHSQVVEGTEPAGHPLATMTSEAYFHPEVSVPFYPKDNLEVPSGEMDLRTTHEMEFYKKKMDRVRPVKPKSLAKLFGSNGSSSEGDLHAASSHLVGKSSKLQQKERVEHTYAAGLASNCDDLKMHLGINNVLMKHKSKGPMKAHFEDDSFKWDGPLSYSTTTKEAYEKPETSRERVAAAAPPHRVGKGSRLQQKERVEHAYAAGLASDCDDLKMHLGINNVLMKHKSKDPMKAHFEDDSFKWDGPLSYSTTTKEAYKKPETSRGRVAAAAPPHRVGKGSRLQQKERVEHTYAAGLASDCDDFKMHLGINNVLMKHKSKGQRKAHFEDDSFKWDGPLSYSTTTNDSYKKPESSHGRVAACRRPQSHDVLHRFTQTGDELRRIKGKKKDTDEITMFGRKDSTELIAEIQGLLGARDSRRSEHKAAKQGASVRKKAGLGTTPRKERAEQAVQADSWPGYQQEAQERPRGQQKVKGARKDGTYKARFAGQEEPFVNGERVAILEKRGDEEMSVEQHRNELREVAEISTGQQEYLDSSATARKYESTHQKQAQTKDDVHKSEEVIVEGNEAQGYFDQGALSSEAHHLAKENAERPIVSRLETSHISGADQNKFYFSTTTADSFKNVSKRIQPPKPFYPKPNLAPEGSMSFETVHHGEFTPKTVVEVPTPVRPVSTLKLSDDTSYAVRNEDKIGYSRAPPAVGETRFSIRKPESTLVLGQDSVDYKTTSQIEYKAHEIHEMEDIYKKSVKVKRDRHKTYTRGQPAVAASAVPGMQKQRQRSSSGIVEMTTTTRAAFKPVTVERPQPYRPQSSLKVRSSEDSYAEISTTMRDTFRRVTPTARVKPIKREASLKKLGDDTDYAPRKTTTSEAYREVKIPPKPEPYRPVDNLKVTGRMTFSTTTQESYVSRSSLQHHASEFVERAKPIKRDAVAKDIIFPVDSSDALTQGAADYAMARRTEESTEVLRSLENTSAYARISKAPRERPRTHQKVGRGAFEHTTTSMAEYQDPRTRSWKQRSTATGRLVRTASAECPAAFLNTDKSEYVFKEVIGNHRFYLPAVQ